Proteins from one Ardenticatena maritima genomic window:
- the purN gene encoding phosphoribosylglycinamide formyltransferase yields METKRRLVVMISGSGTNLQAILDACAEGRLPAEVVLVVSNRKQAFGLQRAARAGVPTLYFPLKPYKEAGRSREEYDRDLAEQVAQWSPDLIVLAGWMHILSPAFLDRFPNRVINLHPALPGMFPGTHAIQRAFEAYQRGEIEASGCMVHYVIPEVDAGPVIATARVPIFPEDTLETFEQRMHETEHRLIVEATHKALEALPV; encoded by the coding sequence ATGGAGACGAAACGTCGGCTGGTCGTCATGATTTCGGGGTCGGGGACAAATTTGCAAGCCATTCTGGATGCTTGCGCAGAGGGGCGCTTGCCCGCCGAAGTGGTGCTGGTTGTCTCCAATCGCAAACAGGCGTTTGGCTTGCAACGGGCGGCGCGCGCCGGCGTCCCCACGCTCTACTTTCCGCTGAAACCGTACAAAGAGGCTGGGCGCTCACGCGAAGAATACGACCGCGACCTTGCCGAGCAGGTGGCGCAGTGGTCGCCCGACCTGATTGTGCTGGCGGGCTGGATGCACATCCTCAGCCCCGCCTTTCTGGACCGCTTCCCGAACCGTGTCATCAATCTTCATCCGGCGTTGCCGGGCATGTTTCCGGGAACGCATGCGATTCAACGCGCGTTCGAGGCATACCAGCGCGGCGAAATTGAGGCGAGCGGGTGCATGGTGCATTACGTCATTCCCGAAGTGGACGCTGGTCCTGTGATTGCGACGGCGCGCGTGCCGATTTTTCCCGAAGATACGCTGGAAACGTTCGAGCAGCGCATGCACGAAACCGAGCATCGCTTGATTGTGGAAGCCACACACAAAGCGTTGGAAGCCTTGCCTGTCTGA
- a CDS encoding HD domain-containing protein, protein MRDLPPLVRAYVQAAQLKQLYRQGWLRRDVPPNLAESVAEHTFGVALLALFLLPQFPHLDAQTVLSMALIHDLGEAIAGDFTPEDAIHPDDKHHREADGVRAIVRNLPNGAALLDMWERYERNDTPEAQFVRQLDRLEMALQAFVYERLLHLDLHEFYQSAAGVVEDESLRALLETLLAHRNA, encoded by the coding sequence ATGAGAGACCTGCCGCCCCTGGTGCGTGCCTACGTACAAGCCGCTCAGTTGAAGCAGTTGTACCGCCAGGGGTGGCTGCGGCGGGATGTGCCCCCCAACTTGGCAGAAAGCGTCGCCGAGCATACGTTCGGCGTGGCGCTGCTGGCGCTGTTTCTGCTCCCGCAGTTCCCCCACCTGGACGCGCAAACCGTCCTTTCCATGGCGCTCATTCACGATTTGGGCGAAGCCATTGCCGGCGATTTCACCCCCGAAGACGCCATCCACCCCGACGACAAACACCACCGCGAAGCGGACGGCGTGCGCGCCATTGTGCGCAACCTGCCCAACGGCGCGGCGCTTCTCGATATGTGGGAACGCTACGAGCGCAACGACACGCCCGAAGCGCAGTTCGTGCGCCAACTCGACCGCCTCGAAATGGCGCTGCAAGCCTTTGTGTACGAGCGTTTGCTCCACCTCGACCTGCACGAGTTCTACCAATCAGCCGCGGGCGTTGTTGAAGACGAGTCGCTACGCGCGCTTCTGGAAACACTTCTCGCGCACCGCAACGCATAG
- a CDS encoding FKBP-type peptidyl-prolyl cis-trans isomerase, translating to MSKVQKGDTVRVHYTGKLDDGTVFDSSEGREPLEFTVGAEQVIPGFEQAVEGMEEGETRSVTIPASEAYGEHREDLVVVIPRNQLPPDIEPEIGMQLQVREPTGQSFVVTVTAFDDETVTLDANHPLAGKDLTFDIEVVEIIRPS from the coding sequence ATGTCCAAGGTACAAAAAGGTGATACCGTCCGCGTCCACTACACCGGCAAACTCGACGACGGCACGGTTTTCGACAGTTCCGAAGGTCGTGAGCCGCTCGAATTTACGGTGGGCGCCGAACAGGTGATCCCGGGCTTCGAGCAAGCCGTTGAAGGAATGGAAGAAGGCGAAACGCGCAGCGTCACCATTCCCGCCAGTGAAGCCTACGGCGAACATCGCGAGGATTTGGTGGTGGTCATTCCGCGCAACCAATTGCCCCCCGACATCGAGCCGGAAATTGGCATGCAGTTGCAGGTGCGCGAACCAACCGGGCAAAGTTTCGTCGTGACGGTGACAGCGTTCGACGATGAAACCGTGACGCTGGACGCCAACCACCCACTCGCAGGGAAGGATTTGACGTTCGATATCGAAGTCGTCGAGATTATTCGCCCATCCTAA
- the surE gene encoding 5'/3'-nucleotidase SurE — translation MTSVRKPTILVTNDDGISSAGIRVLWQALKRFADVVVVAPDHNWSAAGHAKTIHKPLRAEQVTLDPDIEMWTSTGAPSDCVALALNGLIERPIDLVVSGVNQGPNLGQDITYSGTLAAAFEALISGVPAVAVSSMNFKDDEDLMRPAAEFAARLVEYVWTNQLLNGVVLNVNYPNNGGPRGVQVTRLGRRSYRDKMVKRIDPRGRPYYWLGGDLLSGDNAEPGTDIRAIRDGYVSITPIHLDMTNYTFLEKMQSWPLETLLA, via the coding sequence ATGACGTCCGTACGCAAACCGACCATTCTGGTCACGAACGATGACGGTATTTCTTCGGCAGGTATCCGCGTGTTGTGGCAGGCGCTCAAACGCTTTGCCGATGTGGTGGTAGTCGCGCCCGACCACAACTGGTCGGCGGCGGGACACGCCAAAACCATTCACAAGCCGCTGCGCGCCGAACAAGTCACCCTCGACCCCGACATTGAGATGTGGACGAGCACGGGCGCGCCAAGCGACTGCGTGGCGTTGGCGCTCAACGGGTTGATTGAACGCCCGATTGACCTTGTGGTGAGCGGCGTCAACCAGGGGCCTAACCTGGGGCAGGACATTACCTACAGCGGCACACTGGCGGCGGCGTTCGAGGCGCTGATTTCGGGCGTGCCGGCGGTGGCTGTGTCCAGCATGAACTTCAAGGACGATGAAGACTTGATGCGCCCGGCGGCTGAATTCGCCGCGCGGCTGGTGGAATACGTCTGGACGAACCAACTGCTCAATGGCGTCGTGCTCAACGTGAACTACCCCAACAACGGCGGTCCGCGGGGCGTGCAAGTGACGCGCTTGGGGCGGCGCTCGTATCGCGATAAAATGGTGAAGCGCATTGACCCGCGCGGACGCCCCTATTACTGGCTGGGCGGCGATTTGCTGAGCGGCGACAACGCTGAACCTGGTACCGATATCCGCGCTATCCGCGACGGGTACGTCTCCATCACGCCTATCCACCTGGACATGACGAACTACACGTTCTTGGAAAAGATGCAATCGTGGCCGTTGGAGACGTTGCTTGCCTGA
- a CDS encoding ABC transporter ATP-binding protein — protein sequence MSDERDILGTAYDPHLMRRLLGELRPFWGRIGLALVFMFLASAANVAGPVFIQRAVDDALVHQNGRLLLIYVGLFLGAALVEWWATRARIAIMAVVGTRLVCDIRERLFAHLHTLSLNFYNKFAIGRLMSRLINDVGVLQDFVTWAILGVFRDIFLLAGTVLAMLALNWQLSLAAFATMPIMVWATRVWRRHVREAYRTVRQRIAVLNGYLNESITGIRVTKAFVREARNIAHFDELNRAHFRANERAGWLAAVFFPAVDMLSAVSLVLVIGYGGMRVLGGSLTPGVLIAFALYVERFFNPIRDLAQRYNTFQSAMVASERIYQLLDTQPDLRDAPDAIELPPIKGRVEFDHVWFAYGDNQPVLQDIVLTAEPGETIALVGETGAGKSTLVQLIPRFFDVTHGAIRIDGYDVRQVTRASLRRQMGIVLQTTFLFSGTVRENIRYGRLDATDEEVEAAARAVGAHTFIEKLPQGYETEVGENGVNLSVGQRQVLNFARALLADPALIILDEATSSVDTATEMLIQQAIARLLAGRTAFIIAHRLSTIVNADRIVVLDHGRIVEMGTHEALLAQRGRYYRLYTMQFRDSAA from the coding sequence GTGAGTGATGAGCGAGACATTCTCGGCACCGCCTACGACCCGCACCTGATGCGGCGTTTGCTGGGCGAATTGCGCCCATTCTGGGGACGCATTGGGTTGGCGCTGGTCTTCATGTTTTTGGCGAGCGCTGCCAACGTCGCCGGTCCGGTTTTCATTCAGCGCGCGGTGGACGATGCGCTGGTGCACCAGAATGGGCGCTTGCTCCTCATCTACGTTGGGTTGTTTTTGGGGGCGGCGTTGGTGGAGTGGTGGGCAACCCGCGCCCGTATCGCCATTATGGCGGTGGTGGGCACGCGGCTGGTGTGCGATATTCGCGAGCGCCTGTTTGCCCACTTGCACACCCTTTCGCTCAACTTCTACAACAAGTTTGCCATTGGGCGGCTCATGTCGCGGCTCATCAACGATGTGGGCGTCTTGCAGGATTTCGTCACCTGGGCGATTCTGGGCGTCTTCCGCGATATTTTCTTGCTGGCGGGTACGGTGCTCGCCATGCTCGCGCTCAACTGGCAATTGTCGCTGGCGGCGTTTGCCACCATGCCCATCATGGTGTGGGCGACGCGCGTATGGCGGCGGCATGTGCGCGAGGCGTACCGCACGGTGCGCCAGCGCATTGCTGTGCTCAACGGCTACCTGAACGAGAGTATCACGGGCATTCGCGTCACCAAAGCCTTTGTACGTGAAGCCCGCAACATTGCCCACTTTGACGAGTTGAACCGCGCCCATTTCCGCGCCAACGAACGCGCCGGATGGTTGGCGGCGGTCTTCTTTCCGGCGGTGGATATGCTCAGCGCCGTCTCGCTGGTGCTGGTGATTGGCTACGGGGGGATGCGCGTGTTGGGCGGCTCGCTCACGCCGGGCGTGCTGATTGCGTTTGCGCTCTACGTGGAGCGTTTCTTCAACCCCATTCGCGACCTTGCTCAGCGCTACAACACTTTCCAGAGCGCCATGGTCGCCAGCGAGCGAATTTACCAGCTGCTGGATACGCAACCGGATTTGCGCGACGCCCCCGATGCGATTGAACTTCCCCCCATCAAGGGGCGTGTCGAGTTTGACCATGTCTGGTTTGCCTATGGCGACAATCAGCCGGTGTTGCAAGATATCGTGCTGACCGCTGAACCGGGGGAGACGATTGCGCTGGTGGGGGAAACCGGCGCGGGCAAAAGCACGCTGGTGCAGCTCATCCCCCGCTTTTTCGATGTCACGCATGGCGCCATTCGCATTGACGGCTACGATGTGCGCCAAGTCACCCGCGCCAGTCTGCGCCGCCAAATGGGTATCGTGCTGCAAACTACCTTCCTGTTCAGCGGCACCGTGCGCGAGAACATTCGCTACGGTCGCCTGGACGCCACCGATGAGGAAGTGGAAGCGGCGGCGCGTGCGGTGGGGGCGCACACCTTCATCGAAAAATTGCCCCAGGGGTACGAGACCGAGGTGGGCGAAAACGGCGTCAACCTGAGCGTGGGGCAGCGGCAGGTGCTCAACTTTGCGCGCGCCCTGCTCGCCGACCCGGCGCTCATCATTCTGGATGAAGCTACGTCGAGCGTGGATACCGCCACGGAGATGCTTATTCAGCAGGCGATTGCCCGGCTGCTGGCTGGGCGCACGGCGTTCATCATCGCCCACCGCCTCAGCACCATCGTCAACGCCGACCGCATTGTGGTGCTCGACCATGGGCGTATCGTGGAAATGGGCACACATGAGGCATTGCTGGCGCAACGTGGG